The Elephas maximus indicus isolate mEleMax1 chromosome 19, mEleMax1 primary haplotype, whole genome shotgun sequence genome contains a region encoding:
- the INPP5K gene encoding inositol polyphosphate 5-phosphatase K isoform X2 → MDVLSPLNFVKVSCVRMQGLLLLVFAKHQHLPFIQILSTKSTPTGLFGYWGNKGGINICLKLYGYYVSIINCHLPPHLANNDQRLEHFDRILEMQNFEEHDIPNILDHDLILWFGDMNFRIEDFGLHFVRESIKNRCYGELWEKDQLSIAKKRDPLLREFQEGPLLFPPTYKFDRNSSNYDTSEKKRKPAWTDRILWRLKRQPQASLHTPSQPVPHFSLSMRSYVSHMMYCISDHKPVTCTFDLEMKPLLSAPLITLMPEGLWTMENDMVISYSLAPDFHCSPWDWIGLYKVGLRHINDYVTYVWVGDNEVSISDRLNQVYININDIPETEDQFLLCYYSNNLHSVVGISKPFQIQPRSYFGEDAVGEARLQI, encoded by the exons ATGGATGTGCTTTCCCCTCTGAACTTCGTCAAG GTCTCCTGTGTCCGCATGCAGGGGCTCCTCTTACTGGTCTTTGCCAAGCATCAGCATTTGCCCTTTATCCAGATTCTCTCTACCAAATCCACCCCCACTGGCCTCTTTGGATACTGG GGGAACAAAGGGGGCATCAACATCTGCCTGAAGCTTTACGGCTATTATGTCAGCATCATCAACTGCCACCTGCCCCCACACCTGGCCAACAATGACCAGCGGCTAGAGCACTTTGACCGGATCCTAGAGATGCAGAATTTTGAAGAACATGATATCCCCAACATCCTGGACCACGA CCTCATTCTCTGGTTCGGAGACATGAACTTTCGAATCGAGGACTTTGGGTTGCACTTTGTTCGAGAATCCATAAAAAACCGGTGCTACGGTGAACTGTGGGAGAAGGACCAG CTCAGCATTGCGAAGAAACGTGACCCACTGCTCCGAGAGTTCCAGGAGGGCCCCCTGCTCTTCCCACCCACCTACAAATTTGACAGGAACTCCAGCAACTATGACACCAG TGAGAAAAAACGCAAGCCTGCCTGGACCGACCGCATCCTGTGGAGGTTGAAGCGGCAGCCCCAGGCCAGCCTCCACACTCCTAGTCAGCCAGTCCCTCACTTCTCCCTGTCTATGAGGAGCTACGTCAGCCACATGATGTACTGCATCAGTGACCATAAGCCCGTCACCTGCACCTTTGACTTGGAG ATGAAGCCATTATTGTCTGCCCCACTGATCACCCTGATGCCCGAGGGCCTGTGGACCATGGAGAACGACATGGTGATCAGCTACTCCTTGGCCCCAGACTTCCACTGCAGCCCctgggattggattggactgtaCAAG GTGGGGCTGCGCCACATAAATGACTACGTGACCTATGTCTGGGTTGGGGACAACGAGGTCTCCATCAGTGACAGGCTGAACCAG GTATACATcaacatcaatgatatccctgagaCTGAGGATCAGTTTCTCCTCTGTTATTATAGCAACAATCTACATTCTGTGGTGGGGATAAGCAAACCCTTCCAG ATCCAGCCCCGTTCCTATTTTGGCGAGGACGCAGTGGGTGAAGCCCGTCTACAGATCTGA
- the INPP5K gene encoding inositol polyphosphate 5-phosphatase K isoform X1, producing MAAVDLLKPTEPRGRKLSIHVVTWNVASAAPPLDLNDLLQLNNQNLNLDIYIIGLQETNCGIRSLLYDTAFEDPWSSFFMDVLSPLNFVKVSCVRMQGLLLLVFAKHQHLPFIQILSTKSTPTGLFGYWGNKGGINICLKLYGYYVSIINCHLPPHLANNDQRLEHFDRILEMQNFEEHDIPNILDHDLILWFGDMNFRIEDFGLHFVRESIKNRCYGELWEKDQLSIAKKRDPLLREFQEGPLLFPPTYKFDRNSSNYDTSEKKRKPAWTDRILWRLKRQPQASLHTPSQPVPHFSLSMRSYVSHMMYCISDHKPVTCTFDLEMKPLLSAPLITLMPEGLWTMENDMVISYSLAPDFHCSPWDWIGLYKVGLRHINDYVTYVWVGDNEVSISDRLNQVYININDIPETEDQFLLCYYSNNLHSVVGISKPFQIQPRSYFGEDAVGEARLQI from the exons ATGGCGGCCGTGGACCTGCTGAAACCGACCGAGCCGAGAGGCAGGAAGCTCAG CATACACGTTGTGACGTGGAACGTGGCCTCTGCAGCACCCCCACTAGACCTCAATGACCTTCTTCAGCTGAACAACCAGAACCTGAATCTGGACATATATATTATTGG TTTGCAGGAAACGAACTGTGGGATCAGGAGCCTTCTTTATGATACTGCCTTTGAAGACCCATGGAGCAGTTTCTTCATGGATGTGCTTTCCCCTCTGAACTTCGTCAAG GTCTCCTGTGTCCGCATGCAGGGGCTCCTCTTACTGGTCTTTGCCAAGCATCAGCATTTGCCCTTTATCCAGATTCTCTCTACCAAATCCACCCCCACTGGCCTCTTTGGATACTGG GGGAACAAAGGGGGCATCAACATCTGCCTGAAGCTTTACGGCTATTATGTCAGCATCATCAACTGCCACCTGCCCCCACACCTGGCCAACAATGACCAGCGGCTAGAGCACTTTGACCGGATCCTAGAGATGCAGAATTTTGAAGAACATGATATCCCCAACATCCTGGACCACGA CCTCATTCTCTGGTTCGGAGACATGAACTTTCGAATCGAGGACTTTGGGTTGCACTTTGTTCGAGAATCCATAAAAAACCGGTGCTACGGTGAACTGTGGGAGAAGGACCAG CTCAGCATTGCGAAGAAACGTGACCCACTGCTCCGAGAGTTCCAGGAGGGCCCCCTGCTCTTCCCACCCACCTACAAATTTGACAGGAACTCCAGCAACTATGACACCAG TGAGAAAAAACGCAAGCCTGCCTGGACCGACCGCATCCTGTGGAGGTTGAAGCGGCAGCCCCAGGCCAGCCTCCACACTCCTAGTCAGCCAGTCCCTCACTTCTCCCTGTCTATGAGGAGCTACGTCAGCCACATGATGTACTGCATCAGTGACCATAAGCCCGTCACCTGCACCTTTGACTTGGAG ATGAAGCCATTATTGTCTGCCCCACTGATCACCCTGATGCCCGAGGGCCTGTGGACCATGGAGAACGACATGGTGATCAGCTACTCCTTGGCCCCAGACTTCCACTGCAGCCCctgggattggattggactgtaCAAG GTGGGGCTGCGCCACATAAATGACTACGTGACCTATGTCTGGGTTGGGGACAACGAGGTCTCCATCAGTGACAGGCTGAACCAG GTATACATcaacatcaatgatatccctgagaCTGAGGATCAGTTTCTCCTCTGTTATTATAGCAACAATCTACATTCTGTGGTGGGGATAAGCAAACCCTTCCAG ATCCAGCCCCGTTCCTATTTTGGCGAGGACGCAGTGGGTGAAGCCCGTCTACAGATCTGA